A section of the Bacillus sp. HSf4 genome encodes:
- a CDS encoding PTS sugar transporter subunit IIB, translating into MKIALVCSAGMSTSMLVKKMREEAGSRDINAEINAYAEADLQSHLEDIDVILIGPQVRYLKKQMTERAAQYKTPVDIIDQIAYGMMNGAKVLDQAIELTQ; encoded by the coding sequence ATGAAGATAGCACTTGTATGTTCCGCCGGAATGTCGACTAGCATGCTGGTAAAAAAAATGAGGGAAGAAGCGGGAAGCCGTGACATCAATGCAGAAATCAACGCTTATGCTGAAGCAGATTTACAAAGCCATCTGGAGGATATTGATGTCATACTGATCGGACCGCAAGTCCGTTATTTAAAAAAACAAATGACAGAACGAGCCGCACAGTACAAGACGCCCGTGGATATCATTGACCAAATCGCATATGGAATGATGAACGGAGCAAAAGTTCTGGATCAAGCGATCGAACTGACGCAATAA